From Punica granatum isolate Tunisia-2019 chromosome 1, ASM765513v2, whole genome shotgun sequence:
GACTAATTTAGTTCGAACCGAGTATTGGGCCAATAAGGGTTTATACGTAGAGGACCTCTACTGCTCTTTAAGCACAACCATGGATGGCAATGCAAAATAACCGATGGGTAAAATATGCATGTGCGCATATTGGTAATATATCATAAGTGAGATAGTTTCTCTCACGAAAATGGACAGAGAGATAAAAAGTTCTTAACCAAAAGGTGGCTAAAATTACGAAAAATCAACGTAAGTTGTTAGATGCGTTTTGGATCTTCGACCATTAAAAGTCGCCCTCTATGTACAGCTATCTCACCCATATTTATCAAccaataaaaacaaaaacacttacacatactttttcatttttttcttttcggttccATATACTTCAGGCTGAAGCTAAATTGTTGTCTCACAATTTCGGAAAATTAagcatttaaaattaattacttttcttCCTTATAAGTGCGCTTCTCGATAAACTCGAACTTGTATTAATGTTGCTTATCGCTTatgatattataataatattgcTTATTACTGAACCAATAATTTATTGGTAATTTACTCGTATTTGATCTATTCCCTCTGTCTAGACAATAACTTCCTATAAAATCCTTATTTTAAATCATGAAAATATGCTTCAGCGAAAAACTGAGTTTGCTGTAGTTGACTTTTAACTACAACACAATAATGGTTTGAAACTCATTAAAAGAACGTACTTCGTTACTAAAATCAAACTGACTTCCAGCGAGAATTAGCCTCATTCAATAGATTAAAGTACACCTTGTTGTCCTAGGGAAAATAAACCTTATGGGGGAAGGAACGCTGAAAAGTCGTACCGAAAAGGATCATTTGATCAAATCTTTTATTATTACATTAATATAACAGATTTACTGTCACTTGGTCAGGCCAATTTTTGGCTGCTTCAAACTTAACAACGTCATCTACCCGTTGATTCTTTCttatttaataagaaattCCACAGAGGAGCAGCATGCACGAGCTTTTGTCCCAGTCCAAACGGGGACTATAAAATATTGTCACTTGCCTGAACAGAACTGCATATGGTAAACCCAATTTTATCCattattaatttcttgcattaattaatttctgcaACAGTTAATGTTCTGTTCTCCAAATTATACACAATCTTATTGCATGATCAACCTGgtcaaaaagaaggaaaaaaaaaaacatggtgAGCGAGTGTGAATGCCATTGGCGAATCAGACCACTGGGTTGGGAGAATTGAGCAAGATGACTCGTGTAGACTGTATCCAGCCTCGGATAACAACAAATAGATGTGCTGATTGCGATCAATATGCGTGTGAAAAGGAGATGTGTCCTATATATAAGTTAGGTTCTTGAATCTCGACATCTGCCCTAGGACACTTGATTACCAAGAGGATCGTATAGGCCGAAAGCCTAGTTAGATGTAAACCCTGTCGATTGAAATGTACTTGAAAATGCTATATGAAGGGTGATAAAACTTATGAATTTTGGCCCAAAAAATATCTTATGAAAAAATTTGCAACCTCAAATACAGGAAgactattaattattatatccATATACAGTACAAGAAATAAGGGACAAGTGTTGCTTATATCAAGTTCGTGAGACCTTACCGATATAGCTAAGAAGATTTCGCTTTTTACGCAATTCCTGTATGTCGCTTGGTAGGCTCTTGGGTTGAAACCTTATTGCAGTTATTGTGGTAGGCATATCACCTAAAAGTGAAAGATTAAAGtactacatttttttttacaagagACCcaagatataatataatgaataaaaaattataaataactaataaagggacacgAGTAACCCCACTACGTATCAAACTTGTGACCTCTAAGTCAACAGACGAAAGCATACGTCACTGTGATACATCCTCTCTTGATAGATTAAAGTACTGTTGAATTGAACAAGCCTTACGGATATGCCTAAAATCTCTCTATTATTTAAACAGGATGTAGTGTAGTGGCATATGCTCCCGTTTGGTAACTAACAATTTTCACATATATTCGATGCTTGTTGTAAGACTACCAGTGCCTATTTATAGGATTTCTATATCATTTTACTATGACCACAAGCCTCCTtggtaaccgaaaaaaaatcccAATTATGCAACCAATTTGGAATTTCGGAGATGATATAGAAGAAGGACCATAGTAGAATGAAATTCAtttcataatttcattttttttaaccatgaatttaatataatgaaaggTTGAACGATAATTTCACTTTACTATTCTTGCTTTTGGTAATGAGTCATTTCCTTTTGCAATGTCTTGCTTTTGGTAATAGACTATTTCTTTTTCGCAATCATGAGAGGAAATGAAATACATGTTTGTCGGGTTCCACAGCACCCCCTACCAACTTTTTTAActatttcttgtttttttattagaaaaaattgCTAAAAGACAACTCGTGAAAATCTGCAAACTCCACACACTAATAAGCATCTTGCATAATTAGTCCAATCTGacctagagagagagaagacagagagagagtgcaTGCTCCTTCTTGGAAGCAGCCAACATATTTGAATATTAGAGAAAGCTTTGTCTTTGGGCCTTTGGTTTCTCCACACACATGGTGGAATATCTCCACGATAAATAGCCAGTCTCCTCCTCCAATCCCCAATTgagttctctctctttctatctCTCTCCATATCAATTAGCAAAAGAGATAAAGATAGAGAGCATAACTATTGAACAATTGCCAGAGCTTTGTAAGACAAAAAGTGTGAGTGTTCAAAGTGATTCTCATACTATAAAAGAAGAGGGGGAGAAAAGAAGATATATTAAAGGAGGTGAAGATGGTGAGGGCTCCTTGTTGTGAGAAGATGGGGTTGAAAAAGGGGCCTTGGACACCCGAGGAAGACCAGGTCCTCATGTCGTACATCCAGCAGCACGGCCACGGGAACTGGCGCGCCCTCCCCAAACTTGCCGGTAATTATTAACAGGCCTTCTGATTCCGTTGTGTACAAGATCTTATATAGCCTCCCCATCCTAGGTTTCTGTATCCATCTTCTATACCCAACGACATTGATCCCGGACACACGGGAGATTTTTGTTCGTGCCATGAATGAACTGGACTAATGATCTAGGACACTGAGGCGATGATCGCTCTGGCCTCTTTGAAAGTGGGATTatggaaaagtaataaaacTCATTAGTAGTAGCTTTTAGTGTGTGAATGGTTGAATTAGTGGCAAGGCAAATATATGCATACAGCATCTTTAGGGGTcaaatcttcttcttttcaatATATGAACACAAGAGGGATCAATCAATCAGTAGGTCCATTGAATCATATTTCATAAACTATATACAAGTGGTCCTGGCTTTGTCTGCATGGCCCAATGTGTGACTACGACATACATATCAAcaatatttatctatatttattaattatcaatTTCAGTTGTCTCATTTGGTGCTTCCATTTGTGAATTTACCAGGGCTATTAAGATGCGGGAAGAGTTGCAGGCTTCGATGGATAAACTATCTTCGACCTGATATCAAAAGAGGGAACTTCacccaggaagaagaagacaccATCATTCATTTGCATGAAATGCTTGGCAATAGGTACTTATCCCCGGGCCACGCTCTAGCTATTATTCCAGTGTAATTTTCCCGGATAAGTAAAAGTTGTGAGATTATAATAAATAGTACCTGTAAGTCTAAATTGTGAATAATCCCATTCCAATCGAGATTGGGATAAAACCGTTATCACATTAAAAGTTTCTCTTGTCATGTGATATCTACCGATCTGAAAAAGTACGTTAGAGGAGTTAGAAAATATTCTTATGCTCTGAGCCCCTCAGCATCGATATACTTCAAAACAAACTCTCTTCCTGCTGATCTCTGCTAAACACGATATAAAACTGCTGATTTCTCCAATCCTGTCGTTCAGGAATATCTTAGTTATTATATTTTCGCAGGAATCATTTTCTTGATATTGTCATCAATTCAAAATCGGAAACAAATTAATAATACGAATAATCTGATGATACGTTCTTTTTATACTTTGTAAATTCAGGTGGTCAGCTATCGCAGCAAAGCTGCCCGGTCGCACAGACAATGAGATAAAAAATGTGTGGCATACTCATCTGAAGAAGAGGCTGAAGCACAGCGGGGCCTCCCCAAAGCACGAGTCCGACACCGGAAGGAAATCCCAACCCTCAAGCTCCACCTCCACCCTTCAAGAATCTCAGACTCCCGCAAGCAGGCCAATGTCGCCCCAGCCGTCATCAAGCGAGATCTCTTCAGTCACAGAAACTTCAACGGTGGCCagagaaaataacaataacTTGGAGGTCAAGAGCGAGCAGGCAGACTTCTCCATGGAATCGCTCCCGATGATCGACGATAGCTTCTGGACTGACCCTATGTCGAACAGTCCTTCAGGCGAGTCATCAGATTTCTCGACTCTTACCAACAGTACCGTGCATATACAGTTCCCCTTTATCGAATCAGCTGACATGAGCAATGGAGAACTACTATGGAACGATAATCACGTTCTGAACATGGATGACGGCATGGAGTTCTGGTACGATCTCTTCATAGGAGCAGGCGGCGTGCAAGAACTACCTGATTTTTAGACTCTTATTACTTACTGATCGCCGACGACTGGCGGACGTCACAAGACTTCCTTGGTCAGTAGCAACAAGTTCCCATGGTGCATGATCAGATTAAACTCACGTTGACTCGTCAACCAGTCGCTGCTTGGGATCGTGGCGAGTACCGTTTGGCTGTTAGGAGATTGGGAATCATTCTTTTGACATATTAGTacacaaaaaagagtaataaGGAACTGGGGGGGAAAATGTCTCCCGGCCAACTATTCAAAAAAGGCAAAGGCAAGCAAAAGTCTTTTTGATGATAATATGTTGACACATGAGAACAAAGGATGTTGACTTAGGAACAGTGTACTTTTCTAGTCTCACAAAGTTACCTTTAgggttttcttttattatggGTTTTAGTCATGTCTAAAATTCATTTTGAACAGATTCATTCTCCTCCATATATACAAAAGGGCCACAGCAGGTCCGTTCGATTGATACCTTCTCCAATCCTTATTAGCGCTATTGTTTACTATATTGTTTATCGGATGGctttttctaattattgaATGGGTATTCATGTTCATTGACCCTGATGACGATTGGTCCTCAAGGGTCGGTGTTGCAAGGAGGGGTACGAGAACGAAAGAGAGAGCTCCGGCTAAGGGTGCTCACGGGGGAAAGAAAGAGGAGGAGCTATTGTCTTGCAGGAGAGGAGGTTATGGAGGTTAATTCCTCCTGTTAGGGACTTGAGCCCGTTTGATACGCTGGAATGAAATGATAAGGAAATGAATGTATTTTTGTCTAGTGAatgtaattatattaaaagaaaattaatatttcttagATGAATTAGAGAATATGAAAGATTAAATTTAACTAGACGAACTTATTTTTCATGATATCattctatatattatttgtttagatatataaaacgaaaaaataatatatgatatatgtaaAACTTAGTATAAATGATGGAATGAGTATTCCTAAATTTTTTGAAGGAATaactattatattatattgtaaaGAAATTTCCctcaaaataaaatgttctTTCTAACTCACACAAGTGTTTCcatataagaaaatgaaataaaaggaTGGATTTGCATTCATTCCTACGTACCACACTGGACATTGGGGTATTTAtctatagtttttttttaagaaaaaataaataaagcatGTAAGTACACATTATTACCTAGATATAAACTATTGGGTAAATTGGGATGCAAAAGTTGGAAGTTGCTAGAAGTTAAGCCCACATTTTCTAATCTTTCGAAATTTGCCTCCAATGACTCCGTCTAACCTCtatcttctccttcctcttccCCTCTCTTGTTGTCCTCCTCAGTCCTCTCTGACCTCAAGCTTTTGACAGCATGTGGGTGCGACCGTCGGAA
This genomic window contains:
- the LOC116195833 gene encoding transcription factor MYB4-like, with amino-acid sequence MVRAPCCEKMGLKKGPWTPEEDQVLMSYIQQHGHGNWRALPKLAGLLRCGKSCRLRWINYLRPDIKRGNFTQEEEDTIIHLHEMLGNRWSAIAAKLPGRTDNEIKNVWHTHLKKRLKHSGASPKHESDTGRKSQPSSSTSTLQESQTPASRPMSPQPSSSEISSVTETSTVARENNNNLEVKSEQADFSMESLPMIDDSFWTDPMSNSPSGESSDFSTLTNSTVHIQFPFIESADMSNGELLWNDNHVLNMDDGMEFWYDLFIGAGGVQELPDF